One window of Trifolium pratense cultivar HEN17-A07 linkage group LG5, ARS_RC_1.1, whole genome shotgun sequence genomic DNA carries:
- the LOC123887186 gene encoding mitochondrial import inner membrane translocase subunit TIM23-2-like → MAHNESNSDQNSQTRFYNPYKDLEVPISRNLYKLPTSPEFLFEEELHRNHRSWGENLTFYTGCSYLAGSIAGAGVGLVDGVRSFESSDTMKLRANRILNASGHAGRTWGNRAGIIGLLYAGVESGMEAVRDTDDVWNSVAAGLGTGALYRAARGVRSAAVAGAVGGVLVGAAVTAKQVLKRYVPI, encoded by the coding sequence ATGGCGCATAACGAATCAAATTCCGATCAAAATTCCCAAACCCGATTCTATAATCCATACAAAGACCTCGAAGTTCCTATCTCTCGAAATCTCTACAAACTCCCAACCTCTCCAGAGTTTCTCTTCGAGGAAGAATTACACCGTAACCACCGTTCTTGGGGCGAAAATCTCACCTTCTACACTGGATGCAGTTACCTCGCCGGTTCAATCGCCGGCGCCGGAGTCGGACTCGTTGATGGTGTTCGATCTTTTGAGTCGAGCGACACCATGAAGCTTCGGGCTAATCGGATTCTTAACGCCTCGGGACATGCGGGTCGGACATGGGGAAACCGTGCTGGGATCATTGGGTTGCTTTACGCTGGAGTTGAGAGTGGGATGGAAGCTGTGAGGGATACTGATGATGTCTGGAATAGTGTTGCGGCGGGGCTTGGGACCGGGGCGCTTTATCGAGCAGCAAGAGGGGTGAGATCGGCTGCGGTGGCTGGTGCTGTTGGGGGTGTTCTTGTTGGAGCTGCTGTGACTGCTAAGCAGGTGTTGAAAAGATATGTTCCTATATGA